One stretch of Roseimicrobium sp. ORNL1 DNA includes these proteins:
- a CDS encoding LysM peptidoglycan-binding domain-containing protein produces MSRFKIVIFLMAVGIAGSIIATAYWYYTRVLGHDTKLQGEIKQLQAQKTTLPDPGVKRFDKAVELLNENNFGEARVALVEMLKTFPDSSRAGEARRIIGEMNMDMLFSKEDNTARRDYIVQPGQGLQAIATKNQTTIECLLRANGLQSHMLQPGDKISVFPLDFEILIDASDKTLQLKLKGLPFKMYNAIDIKVPPGMKIPQNELKIASKSAIYNGKQVNALSPDFMEADKWLTATRGNNNFMIRSMPRAKAMQPAAAPVPAPAVPEAHAGKDKGGKGKQQQQSGKKGAQPTAEEATVPEPAPTGIFLPREDIEELYTIIRQQTPVVIIR; encoded by the coding sequence ATGAGCCGGTTCAAAATTGTCATCTTTCTCATGGCCGTCGGCATCGCCGGCTCGATCATCGCGACGGCCTACTGGTACTACACCCGGGTGCTGGGACATGACACCAAGCTCCAAGGCGAGATCAAGCAGCTGCAGGCACAGAAGACCACGCTGCCTGACCCGGGCGTGAAACGATTCGACAAGGCTGTCGAGCTGCTGAATGAGAACAACTTCGGGGAAGCGCGTGTGGCCCTCGTCGAAATGCTGAAGACCTTCCCGGACTCCTCCCGCGCCGGAGAAGCCAGGCGCATCATCGGCGAGATGAACATGGACATGCTTTTCAGCAAGGAGGACAACACGGCCCGGCGCGACTACATCGTGCAGCCCGGCCAGGGTCTTCAGGCCATTGCGACGAAGAACCAGACGACCATCGAGTGCCTGCTCCGTGCCAATGGCCTGCAGAGCCATATGTTGCAGCCTGGGGACAAAATCTCCGTGTTCCCCCTGGACTTCGAGATCCTCATTGACGCTTCCGACAAGACGCTGCAGCTGAAGCTTAAGGGACTGCCCTTTAAGATGTACAATGCCATTGATATCAAGGTTCCGCCTGGCATGAAGATTCCCCAGAACGAGCTGAAGATCGCCAGCAAGTCCGCCATTTATAATGGCAAGCAGGTGAACGCGCTCAGCCCCGACTTCATGGAGGCGGACAAGTGGCTGACGGCGACACGGGGGAACAACAATTTCATGATTCGCTCGATGCCGCGCGCCAAGGCGATGCAGCCGGCGGCAGCGCCCGTGCCAGCTCCTGCGGTGCCAGAAGCGCATGCAGGGAAGGACAAGGGTGGAAAGGGCAAACAGCAGCAGCAGTCTGGCAAGAAGGGCGCCCAGCCCACCGCCGAAGAAGCGACCGTCCCCGAGCCCGCGCCCACCGGCATCTTCCTCCCGCGCGAGGACATCGAAGAACTTTACACCATCATCCGCCAGCAGACTCCGGTGGTCATCATCCGTTGA
- a CDS encoding acetyl-CoA carboxylase carboxyltransferase subunit alpha — MKQALEFEKPLLKAREDLEEARRRQQLRNTQKITTTVDDLEKKVNQLEKDTYANLSPWQRVQIARHGQRPYMLDYAKHAFDDFVELHGDRHIGDDNAMPAGFATIGGRKVVLIGQQKGRDTKENLLRNFGSAHPEGYRKALRLMRVAEKFGLPVICLIDTPGAFPGIGAEERNIAEAIAFNLLEMMKIRTPMVSVVIGEGGSGGALGIGVTDRVLIMENAYYSVISPEGCAAILWKHRQHAPEAAQALKLSAPDLKELGIVDGIVPEPVGGAHHDHQAAAQSLKDAILGALDELSGMPVDTLLQQRYDKFRALGKFTERG, encoded by the coding sequence ATGAAACAAGCTCTGGAATTTGAAAAGCCGCTCCTGAAAGCCCGCGAAGACCTTGAGGAAGCGCGTCGCCGTCAGCAGTTGCGAAATACCCAGAAGATCACCACCACGGTGGATGACCTTGAAAAGAAGGTGAATCAGCTCGAAAAGGATACGTACGCCAACCTCAGCCCGTGGCAGAGGGTGCAAATCGCGCGCCACGGCCAGCGTCCCTATATGCTGGACTACGCGAAACATGCCTTTGATGACTTCGTGGAGTTGCACGGTGACCGCCACATTGGCGATGACAATGCGATGCCCGCGGGCTTTGCCACCATTGGCGGCCGCAAAGTGGTGCTGATTGGCCAGCAGAAGGGCCGTGACACCAAGGAAAACCTCCTGCGCAACTTCGGCAGCGCGCATCCTGAAGGTTACCGCAAGGCGCTGCGCCTCATGCGCGTGGCGGAGAAGTTCGGCCTGCCGGTCATCTGCCTCATCGATACCCCCGGTGCCTTCCCCGGCATTGGCGCAGAAGAGCGCAACATCGCGGAGGCCATTGCCTTCAACCTTCTGGAGATGATGAAGATTCGCACTCCCATGGTCAGCGTGGTCATTGGCGAGGGTGGCTCCGGTGGCGCACTCGGCATCGGCGTGACCGACCGCGTGCTCATCATGGAGAACGCGTACTACTCCGTGATCTCCCCGGAAGGTTGTGCCGCCATTTTGTGGAAGCATCGCCAGCACGCTCCTGAGGCCGCGCAGGCGTTGAAGCTCAGCGCTCCGGATTTGAAGGAGTTGGGCATTGTGGACGGCATCGTGCCCGAGCCCGTTGGTGGTGCGCACCACGATCACCAGGCGGCTGCGCAGTCGCTGAAGGACGCCATCCTCGGTGCACTGGACGAGCTTTCCGGAATGCCTGTGGATACCCTGCTGCAGCAGCGCTATGACAAGTTCCGCGCGCTCGGCAAATTCACGGAGCGGGGCTAG
- a CDS encoding DUF6600 domain-containing protein: MTALLLFGASLPTARADATVDIDYFYDALSPYGDWVQVEGYGYAFQPFVSVEDPEWRPYTDGQWAYTDAGWTWVTNEDFGWATYHYGRWMKAGTVWLWIPGNEWAPAWVSWRSSPEYVGWAPLPPEAVWQQDVGFSVAVDTTYDIGPSYYSFVPIRFFGAPRLRTYVEPWRRNVDYMRWTDNCTHITYRQGDVRMRNIFIGGPDYVEINRYSERPLRRMTLHRDDSFDPNVRGSRRTREDGDSLFMAAPRVTIGERKAPPADKIKARLDKSAVDKGWRGIKAEDAGSVREKIKREVVEAKTRPGRGGPPDAGAGADALRNRERGPDSTVAPGTSGERAPKALPATPEEVQRTPGMRRPGEDGSAARVPGRPGDDTPPGVRGPGRPGDTDELNPDRDGRRGPGRGPDSTNRNRTPDAIDRTPVGPGPGAVPEMKPKDDDNRGKPEGRRSTREGEDARPGAGNTVSPVVPRPGGVPPETNRKVTPPTERKPDATPGEGPDRRGRAIRPDSNVNENAIPKPDRTPKPGNAERKIDRTPDAPPSPRIVAPPVAPVPVPRPEARKVEPQREEMRRRPEAANEAQRPHKVERPEAPKPQQIQRPEPAPRPQGGPNPAAGGGGAAHKEKGDKKDDDDKEKGKRGR, from the coding sequence ATGACAGCACTTCTGCTGTTCGGCGCGAGCCTCCCGACCGCAAGGGCGGATGCGACCGTCGATATTGATTACTTTTACGATGCCCTCTCTCCCTACGGTGACTGGGTGCAGGTGGAAGGATATGGCTACGCCTTCCAGCCCTTCGTCTCCGTGGAGGATCCAGAGTGGCGTCCGTACACCGACGGTCAATGGGCCTATACCGATGCGGGTTGGACCTGGGTCACGAATGAGGACTTCGGCTGGGCCACGTATCACTATGGCCGGTGGATGAAAGCCGGTACAGTCTGGCTCTGGATCCCAGGAAACGAATGGGCGCCCGCATGGGTGAGCTGGCGTTCGAGTCCGGAATACGTGGGTTGGGCACCACTCCCACCCGAGGCGGTGTGGCAACAGGATGTGGGCTTCTCCGTGGCGGTGGATACCACGTATGACATCGGACCCTCCTACTACAGCTTTGTGCCGATCCGGTTCTTCGGTGCACCACGCCTGCGGACCTATGTCGAACCCTGGCGTCGCAACGTGGACTACATGCGGTGGACGGACAACTGCACACACATCACCTACAGGCAGGGCGATGTGCGCATGAGGAACATCTTCATTGGCGGGCCGGACTATGTCGAAATCAATCGCTACAGCGAACGTCCGCTGCGTCGGATGACTTTGCATCGTGATGATTCCTTCGATCCGAACGTGCGTGGCTCCCGCCGTACACGTGAGGATGGTGATTCCCTCTTCATGGCAGCACCGCGTGTGACCATCGGCGAACGCAAGGCTCCGCCTGCGGACAAGATCAAAGCCCGTCTCGACAAGTCTGCTGTGGACAAGGGCTGGCGCGGCATCAAGGCGGAAGACGCCGGCAGTGTGCGCGAGAAAATAAAACGTGAAGTGGTGGAAGCGAAGACCCGCCCCGGCAGAGGAGGTCCGCCTGACGCAGGTGCTGGCGCCGATGCTCTTCGGAATCGTGAACGCGGCCCCGACAGCACCGTGGCTCCCGGCACTTCAGGAGAACGTGCTCCCAAGGCCCTGCCTGCCACACCTGAGGAGGTGCAGCGCACCCCCGGCATGCGCCGTCCGGGTGAAGACGGCTCTGCGGCTCGTGTTCCCGGACGTCCCGGAGATGACACGCCTCCCGGTGTCCGCGGCCCAGGCCGCCCCGGTGACACGGATGAGCTGAACCCGGATCGCGACGGACGTCGTGGTCCCGGTCGGGGACCTGACTCCACCAATCGCAACCGCACGCCGGATGCCATCGATCGTACGCCCGTTGGCCCCGGTCCTGGTGCTGTCCCAGAGATGAAACCCAAGGATGACGACAATCGTGGCAAGCCCGAAGGTCGTCGCAGCACTCGCGAAGGCGAAGATGCCCGCCCGGGAGCCGGCAATACGGTGAGCCCGGTAGTGCCGCGCCCTGGTGGGGTCCCACCGGAAACCAATCGTAAAGTCACGCCGCCCACGGAACGCAAGCCGGACGCAACTCCTGGTGAAGGTCCAGATCGCCGCGGCCGTGCGATCCGCCCGGACTCCAACGTGAATGAAAATGCAATTCCCAAGCCGGACCGCACACCGAAGCCCGGCAACGCCGAGCGCAAGATTGATCGCACCCCGGACGCGCCTCCTTCACCGCGCATCGTAGCTCCGCCGGTCGCCCCCGTTCCAGTGCCGCGTCCGGAAGCACGCAAAGTGGAGCCTCAGCGCGAGGAAATGCGCCGCCGCCCCGAAGCCGCCAACGAGGCTCAGCGCCCCCATAAGGTCGAAAGGCCGGAAGCGCCGAAGCCCCAGCAAATCCAGCGCCCTGAACCCGCCCCACGTCCGCAAGGGGGACCGAATCCCGCCGCAGGCGGTGGCGGCGCCGCTCACAAGGAAAAGGGCGACAAGAAGGATGACGATGACAAGGAGAAGGGCAAGCGCGGCAGGTAG
- a CDS encoding aspartate 1-decarboxylase, with translation MLRHLLKSKIHRATVTDSNVEYEGSISIDTALMRQADLWVGERVLVTSITNGARLETYVIEGREGSGDIVINGAAAHLIGKGHRVTIMGWTLSEAPVESKRLLMNEKNEIVSTTSH, from the coding sequence GTGTTACGCCACCTCCTCAAATCCAAGATCCACCGTGCGACAGTCACGGATTCGAACGTTGAATACGAAGGCAGCATCTCGATCGATACGGCCCTGATGCGCCAGGCGGACCTATGGGTGGGTGAACGCGTGCTCGTGACCTCCATCACGAACGGCGCGCGGCTCGAAACCTACGTCATCGAAGGTCGCGAAGGCAGTGGCGACATCGTCATCAACGGCGCCGCCGCCCACCTCATCGGGAAAGGGCACCGTGTCACCATCATGGGCTGGACGCTCTCCGAGGCTCCCGTGGAGTCCAAGCGCCTGCTCATGAATGAGAAAAACGAGATAGTTTCCACGACCTCGCACTAG
- the htpG gene encoding molecular chaperone HtpG, translated as MSTVKHEFQAEVGQLLDIVTHSLYTDREIFVRELVSNASDSLEKMRLLQLTEKEVFDESLPLEINITTDETAGTLTISDYGIGMTREELVENLGTIAHSGSKAFVEAMKQSGKEGGNVIGQFGVGFYSAFMVASEVQVYTHSWRNEGEHLVWTSDGTTGYAIEEAPGQRRGAKLVMKLKEDAKEFATPARIKQILTKYSNFVGFPVHLNGERINNVEALWLKNKSEVTEEQYSEFYKFTAHAFDEPRYTFHFNADAPLNINALLFVPTQNMEQFGMGQMEAGVHLYCRRVLIDPKPKKFLPEWMRFIRGVVDSEDLPLNISRESMQDSALFRKLGQTVQGRLLKFLAREAADDAKKYADFYKDFSRFLKEGVATDFENKAAIAKLLRFESSMTGEGETVSLEEYVGRMKEGQKSIYYQIASNRKAIEEGPYLDAFKKQGFEVIYLYETIDDYVVNSLGQFDGKDLQAVNSSEVDLGDTADQEGALPKEDAEKLTTWLKERLINRVKEVRTGKRLVNSPAMAVLPDGEMSPQLRQMLRAMKKDDDVSDAQVILEINPAHTIVRQLASVKDSNPDLAGLLGEQLLDNALLAAGLLDDPQTMIGRMHRIMEQALVASANPTA; from the coding sequence ATGAGCACCGTCAAACACGAATTCCAGGCCGAGGTCGGCCAGCTTCTCGACATCGTCACCCATTCCCTGTACACGGATCGCGAGATTTTCGTCCGCGAACTGGTGTCCAACGCGTCTGACTCGCTGGAAAAGATGCGCCTCCTCCAGCTCACGGAGAAGGAGGTCTTCGATGAGTCCCTGCCGCTGGAAATCAACATCACCACGGACGAGACCGCCGGTACGCTGACCATTTCGGACTACGGCATCGGGATGACCCGTGAGGAGCTCGTGGAAAACCTCGGCACCATCGCTCACTCCGGCTCCAAGGCCTTCGTGGAGGCCATGAAGCAGAGCGGCAAGGAAGGTGGCAATGTGATTGGCCAGTTCGGCGTGGGCTTCTACTCTGCCTTCATGGTCGCCTCCGAGGTGCAGGTGTACACCCACTCGTGGCGGAATGAAGGCGAGCACCTCGTGTGGACCAGCGATGGCACCACGGGCTATGCCATTGAGGAAGCGCCCGGCCAGCGCCGCGGCGCGAAGCTCGTGATGAAGCTCAAGGAGGACGCGAAGGAATTCGCCACGCCCGCGCGCATCAAGCAGATCCTCACGAAGTACTCGAACTTCGTCGGCTTCCCCGTGCATCTCAATGGGGAGCGTATCAACAACGTCGAGGCTCTCTGGCTGAAGAACAAGAGCGAGGTGACGGAGGAGCAGTACTCCGAGTTCTACAAGTTCACCGCGCACGCCTTTGACGAGCCACGCTACACCTTCCACTTCAATGCGGATGCTCCGCTGAACATCAATGCGCTGCTCTTCGTGCCCACGCAGAACATGGAGCAGTTCGGCATGGGCCAGATGGAGGCCGGTGTGCACCTCTATTGCCGCCGCGTGCTGATTGATCCGAAGCCGAAGAAGTTCCTTCCGGAATGGATGCGCTTCATCCGTGGGGTGGTGGACAGCGAAGATCTTCCTCTGAACATCTCCCGCGAGTCCATGCAGGACAGCGCCCTCTTCCGCAAGCTGGGCCAGACCGTGCAGGGCCGTTTGCTCAAGTTCCTCGCTCGCGAAGCGGCGGATGACGCGAAGAAGTACGCCGATTTCTACAAGGACTTCAGCCGCTTCCTGAAGGAAGGCGTGGCCACCGATTTCGAAAACAAGGCAGCGATTGCCAAGCTCCTGCGCTTCGAATCCTCCATGACTGGGGAAGGAGAGACCGTGAGCCTCGAAGAATATGTGGGCCGCATGAAGGAGGGCCAGAAGTCCATCTACTATCAGATCGCATCCAATCGCAAAGCCATTGAAGAAGGCCCCTATCTTGATGCTTTCAAAAAGCAGGGTTTCGAGGTGATCTACCTCTACGAGACCATCGACGACTACGTGGTGAACTCCCTCGGCCAGTTCGACGGCAAGGATCTCCAGGCCGTGAACTCCAGCGAAGTGGACCTGGGCGATACCGCCGATCAGGAAGGCGCGCTGCCGAAGGAAGATGCTGAGAAACTCACCACCTGGCTCAAGGAGCGCCTCATCAACCGCGTGAAGGAAGTGCGCACGGGCAAGCGCCTCGTGAACAGTCCCGCCATGGCCGTGCTGCCCGATGGCGAGATGAGCCCGCAGCTCCGCCAGATGCTGCGCGCCATGAAGAAGGACGATGACGTCAGCGACGCCCAGGTCATCCTTGAGATCAATCCCGCCCACACCATCGTGCGCCAGCTCGCCAGCGTGAAGGACAGCAACCCCGACCTCGCTGGTCTGCTGGGTGAACAGCTCCTGGACAATGCGTTACTCGCCGCCGGGCTGCTGGACGATCCGCAGACGATGATCGGCCGCATGCACCGCATCATGGAGCAGGCACTGGTTGCTTCCGCCAACCCCACCGCCTAG
- a CDS encoding polysaccharide deacetylase family protein, whose translation MKRRPPSLFHLATLLALAGLLMLAPSCEKLKELLPKQPPKQEAPPAPVENPLTAEEEQLQKGMEGDNVFSAKVDFGEVPKALPFELNRSSVVSILLYHDFVERIPRNEMMVSKGVFRAQMQALKDANIPVIPMSDLLAWKKGEKNIPEAAVVITLDDGWVGVHEIAYPILKEFGYPFTLYLYKKYVGGAGRSMTVAQIKEMLANGGELGSHSVSHQAMAQMRRSKSPEQYQAWLHEEIHESKRWLEETFQLPCRTFAYPYGDKNADIVKQVMEAGYDAAVTVNPQKLNWDTHSGELPRFTQLGDQDANFRVATNFYGGGKSISDSRFVKTDAVNEQGEKLVTLKPEPNTTITDRLPVIEANLSKLGPIIPESLVLKVGGFGTVLARYDPATQVVSFRMPQKIRLETCNVMLSFRRVGADKDELVSWQFKVDKKAAYLPQQAAEAAPAPSPAPPASPKA comes from the coding sequence ATGAAGCGCCGCCCCCCATCTTTGTTTCATCTCGCCACGCTCCTCGCGCTGGCGGGCCTGCTGATGCTGGCCCCTTCGTGCGAGAAGCTCAAGGAACTGCTTCCGAAGCAACCGCCGAAGCAGGAGGCACCGCCTGCGCCTGTGGAGAACCCGCTCACCGCGGAGGAGGAACAGCTGCAGAAGGGCATGGAAGGCGACAACGTCTTCTCAGCGAAGGTGGATTTCGGTGAGGTGCCCAAGGCGCTGCCCTTTGAGCTCAATCGTTCCTCGGTCGTTTCCATTCTGCTGTATCACGATTTCGTGGAACGCATCCCGCGGAATGAGATGATGGTGAGCAAGGGTGTCTTCCGCGCGCAGATGCAGGCGCTCAAGGACGCGAACATTCCTGTCATTCCCATGTCCGATCTACTGGCGTGGAAGAAGGGTGAAAAGAACATCCCGGAAGCCGCCGTGGTCATCACCCTGGATGACGGCTGGGTGGGTGTGCATGAGATTGCGTATCCGATTCTCAAGGAGTTCGGATACCCCTTCACCTTGTACCTCTACAAAAAGTATGTTGGTGGCGCGGGACGCAGCATGACGGTGGCTCAGATCAAGGAGATGCTGGCCAATGGCGGCGAACTCGGCAGCCACAGCGTCTCCCACCAGGCCATGGCCCAGATGCGCCGCAGCAAGTCGCCGGAGCAGTACCAGGCCTGGCTGCACGAGGAGATCCACGAATCCAAGCGCTGGCTGGAAGAGACCTTCCAGCTGCCGTGCCGCACCTTTGCCTATCCGTATGGTGACAAGAATGCGGATATCGTAAAGCAGGTGATGGAAGCCGGCTATGATGCGGCGGTGACGGTGAATCCGCAGAAGCTGAACTGGGATACCCACTCGGGTGAGCTTCCACGCTTCACTCAGCTCGGCGACCAGGATGCAAACTTCCGCGTGGCGACGAATTTCTACGGCGGCGGCAAGAGCATTTCCGACAGCCGCTTCGTCAAGACGGACGCGGTAAATGAGCAGGGTGAAAAGCTGGTGACGCTGAAGCCTGAGCCGAATACCACCATCACGGATCGCCTGCCCGTCATTGAGGCTAATCTCTCAAAACTTGGTCCCATCATTCCCGAAAGCCTGGTGCTGAAAGTCGGCGGCTTCGGGACCGTGCTCGCGAGATATGACCCAGCCACCCAGGTGGTCAGCTTCCGCATGCCGCAGAAGATCCGCCTGGAGACCTGCAATGTGATGCTGAGCTTCCGCCGGGTGGGTGCGGACAAAGACGAGCTCGTGAGCTGGCAGTTCAAGGTCGACAAGAAAGCCGCCTACCTCCCGCAACAAGCCGCCGAGGCTGCTCCCGCCCCATCTCCCGCACCGCCCGCTTCTCCCAAGGCCTAG
- the ffh gene encoding signal recognition particle protein has product MLSLLQEKLEGAFKKLRGHAKITESNIAETMREIRMALLEADVDFKVAKDLIETIKTKALGEEVLRTVSPSQQIVKIFHDEVVELFGKETAPLDLGQPQRILVSGLNGAGKTTTSAKLALLLKKQGKRPLLVACDVFRPAAVKQLAVLGESIGVPVFQPSPDEKDAVRAAQQGMEWVKQQGGGIAIYDTAGRQEVDDELLAELVKIRDFLQPQEVLLVADAATGQQAVSVAKTFNDSIGVTGLILTKLDGDARGGALLSMKQVTGCPVKFVGVGEKMEQLEVFHPDRMAQRILGMGDVVSLVEKAAEAIDMEDAERLAKRVQQAKFDFNDFLGQMKFMKRLGPLESILGMLPGMGKLKDLNVDENRMKHTEAIILSMTPKERSHPEIINGSRRKRIAGGCGRPVVEVNQLIKQFEMMRKVMGNKGMMKGLMGSMMGGAGGMPSDMAGLMGGGGGGGMGGMGGGKMPKIRKRPRGFRF; this is encoded by the coding sequence ATGCTTTCCCTGCTGCAAGAAAAACTCGAGGGTGCCTTCAAGAAGCTTCGCGGTCACGCCAAAATCACCGAGAGCAATATCGCCGAAACCATGCGGGAGATCCGCATGGCTCTGCTGGAGGCGGATGTGGATTTCAAGGTCGCCAAAGACCTGATTGAAACCATCAAGACCAAGGCGCTGGGTGAAGAGGTGCTGCGCACCGTTTCGCCTTCGCAGCAGATTGTGAAAATTTTCCACGATGAGGTCGTGGAGCTTTTCGGCAAGGAGACTGCTCCGCTGGATCTCGGCCAGCCGCAGCGCATCCTCGTCTCCGGTCTGAACGGTGCTGGTAAGACCACCACCTCCGCGAAGCTCGCGCTGCTGCTGAAGAAGCAGGGCAAGCGCCCGCTTCTGGTGGCGTGCGACGTCTTCCGTCCCGCCGCCGTGAAGCAGCTTGCCGTGCTCGGCGAGAGCATCGGCGTGCCCGTGTTCCAGCCTTCGCCGGATGAGAAAGATGCCGTGCGCGCCGCGCAGCAGGGCATGGAGTGGGTGAAGCAGCAGGGTGGCGGCATCGCCATCTATGACACCGCCGGTCGCCAGGAGGTGGACGATGAACTGCTGGCCGAGCTGGTGAAGATTCGCGACTTCTTGCAGCCGCAGGAAGTGCTCCTCGTCGCAGACGCCGCTACTGGTCAGCAGGCTGTGAGCGTGGCGAAGACGTTCAATGATTCCATTGGTGTCACTGGCCTGATCCTTACGAAGCTCGACGGTGATGCGCGTGGTGGTGCGCTTCTCTCCATGAAGCAGGTCACCGGTTGCCCCGTGAAGTTCGTCGGGGTGGGCGAGAAGATGGAGCAGCTCGAAGTGTTCCATCCGGACCGCATGGCCCAGCGCATTCTCGGCATGGGCGACGTGGTGTCGCTCGTGGAGAAGGCTGCGGAGGCCATCGACATGGAGGACGCCGAACGCCTCGCCAAGCGTGTGCAGCAGGCGAAGTTCGACTTCAACGACTTCCTTGGCCAGATGAAGTTCATGAAGCGCCTCGGGCCGCTGGAGAGCATCCTCGGCATGCTGCCGGGCATGGGCAAGCTGAAGGACCTCAATGTGGATGAAAACCGCATGAAGCACACGGAGGCCATCATCCTCTCCATGACACCGAAGGAGCGCAGCCATCCCGAAATCATCAACGGCAGCCGTCGCAAGCGCATCGCGGGTGGTTGCGGACGTCCTGTGGTGGAGGTGAATCAGCTCATCAAGCAATTCGAGATGATGCGCAAGGTGATGGGCAACAAGGGCATGATGAAGGGCCTCATGGGCTCGATGATGGGCGGTGCCGGTGGCATGCCCTCCGACATGGCCGGCCTCATGGGAGGTGGCGGCGGTGGTGGAATGGGCGGCATGGGCGGCGGCAAGATGCCGAAGATCCGCAAGCGTCCGCGGGGGTTCAGGTTTTAG
- a CDS encoding helix-turn-helix transcriptional regulator — protein MFRERAGLSHDEAARLMDISSPSVWGIESYDDELSLCYSPNHVRQFCRVLGIHPGELFAVETAESPVTATELVQLIHAQCLARGITLESFEDAVGWWLSACMEPPERLLEDMSIDGLQELCRELGIHWHRVILSL, from the coding sequence ATGTTTCGTGAGCGTGCGGGACTCTCGCACGATGAGGCAGCACGACTCATGGATATCTCGTCGCCGTCGGTTTGGGGCATTGAGAGCTACGACGATGAGCTTTCACTCTGTTACTCGCCGAACCACGTGCGACAGTTCTGCCGGGTTCTCGGCATCCATCCGGGCGAATTGTTTGCTGTCGAGACTGCAGAGTCGCCAGTTACAGCCACCGAATTGGTCCAGCTCATTCACGCGCAGTGTCTTGCCCGTGGGATCACGCTGGAGTCGTTCGAGGATGCCGTTGGTTGGTGGTTGAGTGCGTGCATGGAGCCGCCCGAGCGTTTGCTTGAGGACATGAGCATTGATGGCCTGCAGGAGCTCTGCCGGGAGCTTGGCATCCACTGGCATCGAGTGATTTTGAGTTTGTGA
- the deoC gene encoding deoxyribose-phosphate aldolase, whose product MKYSYEDLAGMIDHSLLQPFMTDAELKAGCELAKKYNVASVCIKPYAVKDAVKWLAGSDVKVGAVIGFPHGNSTSESKRYETELACNDGAVEIDMVINIGKALSGEWGYVRDDVQAVCDEAHKHGAKVKVIFENDFITDDAVKVKLCEVCAGAGADWVKTSTGYGFGKQADGSYNYKGATEHDLALMRKSSPPTVQVKAAGGVRDLDGLIRVRDLGATRCGASATAAMLDEYRRREASGENGNGKAGKIGAGGY is encoded by the coding sequence ATGAAATACTCCTACGAAGACCTTGCCGGGATGATCGACCACTCCCTCCTGCAGCCCTTCATGACGGACGCAGAGCTGAAGGCCGGCTGCGAACTGGCGAAGAAGTACAACGTCGCCTCCGTGTGCATCAAGCCCTACGCCGTGAAGGATGCGGTGAAGTGGCTCGCGGGCAGCGACGTGAAGGTGGGCGCCGTGATCGGATTTCCCCACGGGAACAGCACTTCTGAGAGCAAGCGTTATGAAACCGAGCTCGCCTGCAACGATGGCGCGGTGGAGATCGACATGGTGATCAACATCGGCAAGGCCCTCAGCGGTGAGTGGGGCTATGTGCGTGATGACGTGCAGGCCGTATGTGATGAGGCTCACAAGCACGGCGCGAAGGTGAAGGTGATCTTTGAAAACGACTTCATCACCGACGACGCCGTGAAGGTGAAGCTCTGCGAAGTCTGCGCCGGTGCCGGTGCCGACTGGGTGAAGACCTCCACCGGCTACGGCTTCGGCAAGCAGGCGGACGGCTCCTACAACTACAAAGGCGCCACCGAGCACGACCTCGCCCTCATGCGCAAGAGCTCACCGCCCACTGTCCAGGTGAAAGCCGCCGGCGGCGTGCGCGATCTGGATGGCCTCATCCGCGTGCGTGACCTCGGCGCCACTCGCTGCGGTGCTTCCGCGACGGCTGCGATGCTGGATGAATATCGCCGACGCGAAGCCTCCGGCGAGAACGGCAATGGCAAGGCCGGGAAGATTGGCGCGGGCGGGTATTGA